The Candidatus Saccharimonadales bacterium nucleotide sequence CTATTGCCTACTGAATAGAGACGATTTCGTACTCTACTTCGCCTTTTGGCGTGCTGATAGCGGCTTTATCGCCAACTTTTTTGCCCATAAGTGCAAGGCCGATTGGAGATTCGTTACTGATTTTGCCTTCAAGCGGGTCGGCCTCAACAGGGCCAACTACTGTGTAATGCACGGTTTTCTTACCGGTGCGAAGTTCAACTTTGCTTCCAAGGGAAACTTTAGTCTTGCTACCACCCTTAATAAGTTCGGCGTTAAGGAGAATGTCCTCGATTTCGGCGATTCGGCTTTCAACAAGTCCTTGTTCTTCACGCGCAGAATCGTATTCGGCATTTTCGCTTAAATCACCAAAATCACGAGCTTCTGCAATTTTATCAGCAATAGCGCCACGACGACTCTTTAGCTCTTCGAGTTCTATCTCAAGTTCTTTCTTGCCTTCATCAGTGATCTGGTATAGCTTTTTCATTAAATTATTCCTTTTCTTTTCTAAGTATAGCGCATTAAGGATATGAGTATACGCTACATATAGTGTAGGCTCCCAATTGTTCCCCTACAATCAACTAAGTTTACCAAGCAGTTCTTCGCGTGTCAACAGCGATGTCACCCCTGTTTTTCGCTCTGTACATTCGTACTGAGATGTCTCTAGAAGACGATCGCTCACTGTTACACGATGGGGTATACCCATTAGCTCACTATCAGCAAATTTTGCCCCGGGGCGTTCATCACGATCATCATACATGACTTCGATGCCTTTGGCTGTGAGCTCATCGTATAGCTGGTCTGCGTGGCTAATCGCCTCTTCACCGCCTATGCGAACAAGATACACCTTTGCTGGAGCGACACTCTCAGGCCATACGATTCCCTTTTCATCGGCAAATTTTTCAACGATGACGCCCATGACACGAGTGATTCCAATGCCGTACGACGCTAAATAAAAGGGATGTTCTTTGCCATCGCTTCCAGTAAACATAACGTTCATTTGCTCGGACTTTTCAGTGCCAAAGTTGAAGATATTTCCTACCTCGGCACTCTTTACCCGCTCAAGTTCACTCTTTTCAATGCCTAGTTCTTTCACGGCATCGTCGAGCACTTCCTCGTTTACAGCGATATTCTTTTCGCGGTGAACATAAAGGATATCTTCGCCGGCATCGCATATGGTTTGAAATTCGTGACTGAACTTAGTAAAGGCACCACCACTCGCAAAAGTCACATACGTATCGTCACCAAGCCCCAGGCGGTCGTACACGCGCATATAGGCACCCTTTATCTTCTCGTAGTATATATCGAGGTCTTCGGCTGTCTCATGAAGTGAGTACATATCTTTCATGACGAATTCGCGCCCCCGCATGATACCACTTTTTGCCCTTAGCTCGTTGCGTAGCTTGGTTTGGAACTGATACACGCTCACTGGAAGGTCTTTATAACTCTGCACGAATGAGCGCATCATCTCCATAATCGCTTCTTCGTGTGACCATGCAAGCCCCAGCTCCGTTTCGTCCTTCAGTTTAGTTTTAAACCATACATCCACCACCTCATCATCCCACCGTGTCGTCGTTTCCCATACTTCTTTGGGCTGAAGATTGGTCATAATAAGCTCTTGGCCACTTTCGGCATTCATTTCCTCGCGGACGATTTTTTTGATGTTTTCGAGTACCTTAAAACCAAGCGGTGTATATGCGTACACACCGGCCATTACTTTGTACACGAAACCGGCACGAATGAGCAGCTGAGCATTTTTAGCTACTTCATCGGCAGGAATAGTCTTGCTTGTTTTAGTAAAATTTTGAGAAAGTCTCATGTGAGTTAGCTCCTTAAATAACAGATAATTTCAATAAAAGCTCAGAATAACTACCGGCAAGCCGGCATGCGAGGAGCGAAAGTGGGAACGATTACGGTCGTCATTACCCTCCCATTATATTCAAAAGTGACGGATTAATAAAGAGGAGGTAGAATGCCAGAGCATTTTTCATCATATGAAGCAATATACCGGCCCAAATACTTCCGGTAATCTCACGCAGTGTACACAGTACAAGACTAAGGGCAAATACGTCAATGCCGACGTTCCACTGGCCATGAACAAGGCCAAATAAGGCACTTGTAAGGAGTATCGCCGCCCAGGCTGGAATATATTTACGAAGTTTCCCAAAAAGATATCCCCTGAAGAGAATTTCTTCGGCCATAGGCGCTAGAACTACGAGAGTGACAAATGCCATGATATATTCGTACCGATATGCCAGATTGGCAAAGCCAGTCTCTTGCGTCTGTGCGGCATCAAAACCGGGAATGAGAGAGGTCGCCACAGCCGTCAAAGCAGCGGTAACGATGAGATAGATAACGAAACCTGCCGGCGCGAGACCGATATCGAGCCAGCTAGGAAGCCGGGTCAGGCCGATTTCCTTTTGATCGGTACGGGACTTTCGCACCCACCAAGGTACCCCAAGAACCACCGCCAAAGTAAGAACATAGACAAGAGCCGCGAATATCGTTTGAAGGATAGCCGGATTTACAGCCCTTAAGGGTACTCCTATACTATTAAGGGCAAGTGCCACCAGAGTAAGAATTGCCTGAGCCACCGCAAATCCCACCGCCACCCACAGCAATAACCCCACCACTTTTTGCCACTTGTGAGGAAGAAGTGTGCGCCGAAGACTATTTGAAGAGTTTTCCAACATCCGCAATCGTTACCAATACTACTAACATCATTAATATCATAAAGCCTGTGGCTTGGATACGCTCTTCACGCTCTTTTGTGAGCGGCTTTTTGAGCAATCGGAAAATAGTCATGATAAACCAGCGTCCACCATCAAGAGCAGGAATTGGCAAAATGTTCATTACCGCCAACGTTAAAGAAATGATGGCCGTAAGGAATGCAAGCTGGACAGGACCGGCCTGCTCCGCCGCAGGAAAGATCGTACCCAAAATTCCAATCGGACCTGCAACACTATTACTTACTGTCTGAAGGCTCTGGTGAGCATTTTCACGCGTCGCCTGATCGGGACTTATTTGAAGCACTACTCCTTTTACTAGATTGACGAGCAAATCTCCTAGACCGGCAAATGTAACGCCCGTAAACTGGGCCGTCGTGACAACGCCTACAATAGGAGCGGACCAACTTGCCTGAATTTGCTCGCGCTGGCCAGAACCGACGCCAAGGTAGCCTTGCTCGTTTTGATTATCATTCCGCAATTCAACCGTCGCGCTACCCTCAACACCATTGCGTGAATAAATTATTTCTACTTCCTGGCCTTTTTTAGCTTTCGTTTGAGCCGAAAGAGCCTCGGCTGTCGGAACGGGTTCACCTGCAAACCGAAGGACTTTATCACCTGCTTTCAAATCAGCCTTATCCGCAGGCGAGTCTTTAGCTACGTAAGTGATCTCTACGGGCTGTTTTATAATAGTCGTATCGCCAGGGATTGAAAACTGGTTTGAAAGAATTTTCGGCAGCCCTACCCAAGCCAAAATAGTAAGGATACCTGCCGCTACAAGCCAGTTGATGGCGACTCCGGCAAGAAGGATTCGCGTTTTTTGCCAATATGTCGCGGCGCCATAATCACCTTTTTTGTTTGCTGCATCATGCTCGCCTTTAAGGCGGACAAACCCACCCAGTGGCAACCAGTTAATTGTAAAAAGTATGCCATTTTTTAACTTTTTAGCCCAAGCTTTAGGCGGAAAACCGATTCCGAATTCTTCAACCACAACTCCGTTGCGGCGCGCCGCGATCGCGTGTCCAAGCTCGTGGATAACCACCAAAAATACTAAAATTAAAAGCCCTAAGATAATACCGAACGCCAGTTCCATCTATCCTCCAAATCGTCGGTTACGTCGTGAATATTCTTTTAGTATAGCGGTTACGTCTTCTTTTGTCATGTCGGGCCAGAGTTTATCAAGAAAAATAAACTCACTATAGGCAGCTCGCCAAAGCATAAAGTTGGAAAGACGCTGTTCCCCGCTTGTCCGCACCACTACGTCTACTGGAGGCACTTCGGGCACATACAAGTTAGCTGCAATCATATCGGGTGTAATGGCTTCTGGCTTAGTCTTAGATTGAACAATTTTTTTAACCGCATCGGCTATTTCGAGATGACCGCCATAGTTAAAACAGATTGCCAGCGTCCCTTTTGTATTGCTTTTCGTTCGTTCTTCGGCGTCGTCGATCGCTTTTATAATCTTGTCACTCACGTTTTCGCGGGAGCCCAAAATTTTAAGACGAATGTTATTTTCTTCGAGTATGCGAAGATCGGAAGTTAGGAGCTTTAACACGAGCGTCATTAATTTACTTACTTCTTGCTCGCTACGCTTCCAGTTTTCCGTACTAAAAATATAGGCCGAGACGTACTCTACTCCCCTATTAAACGTTTCAAGGACAACATCTTGAATTGTATTGTATCCGGCCATATGGCCTTCATAGCCAGGAAGACCATGCTTTTTGGCCCATCGTCGATTTCCGTCAACGACGTATCCGATATGTCTAGGGACGGGATCGGCCATTAGATTGTGAGGATGTCCTTCTCTTTGGCTTTGAACGTAGCATCAATCTTGCTCTGGAAGTCAGTCATAAGTCCGTCGATTTCTTTTTCAATGCGTTTGACATCGTCTTCAGAGAGCTCTTTGTCATCTTTTTTACGTTTAGCGTCTTTAAGTGCATCCTGGCGAACACCACGAAGCGCGATACGAGCTTCTTCTACCTTCTCACTCGTTTGCTTCACTAGGAGCTTGCGGCGCTCTTCAGTTAGAGACGGTACCGGCACGCGAACAAGCCGGCCATCGTCGCTTGGATTAAAACCGAGGGTTTGATCGGCGCGAATGGCGGCAGAAATCGCCGCGATATTACCCGGATCAAATGGCGTTACGAGAAGCATTTGGGCTTCAGGGGCAGTAATATTTGCCACTTGATTAAGCGGCATCGCCGTACTGTACACTTCAACTTTTATGCCATCGAGCATACCCGGATGCGCCCGCCCTGTGCGAACTTTTTTTAATTCCTCTTCAAAATGCATTAAGGCACTATTCATTTTTTCTTCATAAGACTTCGTGTTGAACATATGTATATTCTAGCACACCAAGGGGCACGATTGACCTTCTCCTTACTCCTCGTTACAATTCCAAACGGTTAACCGCATACCAAGCAGAGAGGCCTACCATGGTTGGCAATGACGTTGTGGTTTGGGACTACATCGATGAGTGGTTGAGAAAAATCGTCCGCTACAAGGCACCGCGCGGTGACGAAGGTTTTGAGGTTAATGAGACTGTGGCCGCGCGCCTCCGGGAGGTTTTGCGCGAGATCTGCGAGGATTCTTCGGTCTTTCCGCACATTTCGTCTGACGGCGAAAACGGTATTACAGCCGTCTGGCATGCGAAGAAATATGTACTACAGGTTTGTGTCTGGAACGATCTTGAGGTATGGATCTTCGTCCAGGGTCCAACAACTCCTGGGCGTGCCCAGAAGTTTGACGCCAAAGAGAGTCAAAACGTCAAAGAGCACCTGAGGACATTGTCCAGGCACGTCAATCGAGTCAATCCGCAGTGGCGCGAACTTCTTCTCGCAGCCACTTGATGGTAACCAAAAAGGCCAGTTTCTAGAGAACTGGCCTTTACTAATGAATTGAACTATTTATTCGTTGACGCCAAGCTCGATGCGCTTGAACTGACGAATAACGATGTTCTCACCCAGTTTTGCAATATTTTCTTTAATATATTGCTCGACTGTCTTGCCATCTTCAAGGATGAAGCCCTGGCTCATGAGCACTTGCTCGGCAAAATGCTTCTTCACCTGACCCTCAACGATCTTCTCGGCGATTTCGGCGGGTTTACCCTCTGCTTTTACGCGATCTTCGGCTTCTTGCCTTACCCGCTCCATTTCTTCTGCTGGAATGTCAGCTTCGGTAACGTACTTAGGGTTCATAGCAGCAATTTGCATTGCGATTTCGTGAGCAACCTTCTTGAAATCATCAAGACGTGCCACAAAGTCAGTTTCGCAGTTTACTTCCACAACCACACCGATACGACCACTGTGAACGTAGCTATCAATGATGCCTTCACGTGTTTCGCGGTCACCTTTTTTCTCAGCCTTTGTAAGACCTTTTTTGCGCATCGCTTCAAGAGCTTTGTCGAAATTACCATCTGCTTCAACAAGAGCCGCCTTAGCATCAGTAAGACCAACGCCTGTTAATTCTTTCAACTTACGGATATCTTCGATAGAAACAGCCATTATTTCTCCTCTTTCTTTACTGCTCCGGCGCCCTCGGCAACAGCCGCGCTGAAGTAATCGAGGAGCAACTGAAGTCCTTTGATTGCATCGTCGTTCGCAGGGATAACATAATCAACCATATCAGGGTCGGCGTTAGTGTCTACAAGACCGACTACAGGGATACCAATTTTCTTAGCTTCGCGAACCGCATTCGCATCAGCGATAACGTCAAGAACAATAACTATCCCTGGCTTGCCATTAAGGTCTTTGATACCACCATATTTAAGGTTAAGTTCGTCGATTTCTTCCTGGAAACGCTGTACTTCAAGCTTGTTATAGCGCTTCTCGAGGTCACCTGTTGCCATGCGACGCTCAAGGTCTTTGAGCTTCTTGATTTGAGCAGTCACAGTAGCAACGTTGGTCAACATACCGCCGATCCAGCGCTCGGTAACATACGGCTGATTTACCTGCTCGGCCGCGGCCTTAACAATATCCTTAGCTTGCTTTTTTGTACCAACAAAAAGTACTTGCTTACCACCTGCGGCCACTTTGGTAATCACAGGAAGCACGGCTTCAAGACCTTCAACCGTTTTGGTTAGGTCAATAATATGGCTATCCTGACGCTTACTGTGGATGTATTTCGCCATTTTAGGATGCCAACGGCTCGTTTTGTGTCCAAAGTGAACACCTGCTTCGAGCAGAGCTTTAATATCGACAGATACTGCCATTTAGAACTCCTTGTTCCTCACTTTCGGCCCTCTTAGATAAAAGGAGTACGCCAAAAGTTGTGTCATTAAAATTGTTACGGATTAATTTTATCACAATAGCCCAGATACAACAAGGTGTTTGACACGGTACGAAGCACCGCACATACTAGCTATAGCCATGACCCAAGTGGCTTTCTGGTTTGCCCTACGAATGAATGGGACTTCTCTCCGTGAAAAAATACATCGAGAGCATCGTTTTCATCGACAACAGTGGGCCAATGGCCCAACACAGAGGAATGGCCGAGGACGTGGTCAGCAAACTGAATCCTCTCATTGAGACATGGGCGCGGTTGCCTGCACCGAAAGATCGGTTTCGTCGATTTTCGACATCTTCGCCAACCCGGAGCTCTGGCCTCTGATCCGCACAGAGAGCGGCGTCACCAAGCTGATCTTCTGCATGAGTAGCGGTGAGTGTGAGGACGGCACCAGCCGCATCATTCTCGAACGCGAACTGGGGCTCTTGCGACCGGACGTCTACTTGATCTTGGTAACCGTCGGAACCAGCGTCGTAACGAAGGCGTGGTTCGAGTACTTGATCAGCAAGCACCCTTCTCACGGCAAGAAATTTGCCGTGATGCGCGACTACGCCGACGAATCCGTCGAAGACGAATTCACGAGATGTGTTCGGCAGCTCCTCGAGCACTAGTACATCCGTAGGAGCAAATCCAGGTGGCCGCCTTTCTTGGGTAGCCACCTGGATTCTCATAGATCCGCATAATGGCGATTTTTTCAACTTTATAGTATTATTTAATTGTTGTCGCACCCGTGACAATGGAGCATATTTCCATTTCGGGATATCTAAGGTGTACTTAACGTGAATAAGCGACTGTTCAACGGCGCGATGGTTGTCCACGGCGGTTCAAGCTATCGCTTCCTCCTGCTCGGCCAGACCTTGCAGGGCCATTTCGACCAGCTTCTCGCGCAGTTGAAGATCTACGCAAAGAACGTGTCCATCCCGCTTTTGACCGCACACGAAGACCTGCCTACGCTCGCGTGGCTCAATGCGACCTCCAGGCACCGCCTGGAAGACCTCGTGAAACCCCTCACCGATCGCGTTGCGCTCGCGCCCGCCCTCCAGATGGCGATCGACGCACTGCCGGCAAGTGAACCTGGCCTGATCACCATTGTCAGTGATTTCGAAATCACTGACCCCAACGAGTTGACCAAACTGGTGGAGCAGACACTGAAGCGGCATCCGCTGTTTTTTCTCCGGTTCGTCTTTCTTTCGAGCGCAAACAGGGGAAACGACATTCTCCCCTTCTTGCTCGAAGAGCGCACCGGTGGTCCGCTCAACATGGTGGACTCCTTGTTCCTTACTCATGTGGGCGGGCGCAAAGGTGAGTCGATCGAGACGGCCTTTGACCGCAAGCTCAGCACCTTCGTCGTGCTCCTGAACGCACACACCTTCTAGTACTTGCTCCGCCGGCCACCTCATCTACTGTGAGAGGTGGCCGGCACGACAAACTTCCTATTGCCTTTTTTATCCTTATGCTTTTAACTAATAGTATGTTAACGGTTACGAATACAGCTATTCAAACCCCCACTTTTTTTGCACAAGCCTACGGCACAGGCACCTATAGTTGCGGTGCTTACCAGCAGGGCTGTACAAGCGGAACAACGACAGCACCTACCGCACCAAATACCGGTATGCTTCTTAGTGAACCAAGTTTTGTTATCCCTGGCTCTCTCCTTCTCGCCGTTATTATCGCTATCTTTACAACTCTTATCACTAAAAAGCTTCGTCGCAAAACTCATTAAACAGTTTCAATAAAAAAACTGAGATGACAATTAATTATTATCAGCTCAGTTTTTTTGCTACAGAACCGCTGTAGCACCGGGATGTGGAGGCGGGACACGGTTTCTCATGTCCCGCCTCCACACGAGAGGCCTAGAGGAAGTTACGCTTCTTGGCGACCTTGTAGGCGAGGAGCGCCCCGCCGACCAGTAGTGCCACGAACAGCACCACCAGCGCCAAGCCGATCAGAAAGCCGACCAGCTTGATGAGCGCGATCACCAGCCACAGCGGCGCGAGCGCCAGCAGGATCACCAGCCACAACGCCACCGGCTGAGACTGCATGACGTCGCTCTTGAGCGCCGCCTTGTCCAGGTCCTGGCCGACGTGCTTGTCCTTCAGCCGCTTGATCTCGCTGTTGAACTGCACGAACACCGTGCCGATCGCCACCGCGACCAACACGAGCCACACGACCTTGAACGCCCCCGGGGCGAAGAACACGGACAGCACGCCCGTCGTCAGCGCCAGCGCGATCGCCCAGATGGGCAGCCGAACCGCACGCTTCCAGTCGATGTTCATTTGAACCTCGCCTTCGTTTTTGAGGAGGGTACTCCCCTGCCTCGTCTCTCGGACTGATATACTATACTATTATTTAGTGTTGTCGTCAATAGAAAAGAATTTAATAAAAAAGTAGTTGCAATACCATTCATAAAATGGTATTATTACTTTAATCGCCCTGAACAACGGGAGCAAAGGCCTTAGAACCTTGGCTTCTTTTTATGTCTGGAGGCATTGCATATTTAACAATTCATTTCGTTATTTATCGTTTTATACCAGTTCAAAAGAGCTGGGACAACAACGATCAACCCCCTACAACAACTAGATGAGGTTAGGCATGTCGACTTGGTGGCAATCTGTTACCCGGGCCGACATCGGCCTGGCGGACATCAAGTTCGGTTCGGCAGACTTCTCGGTGACAAACCGAGGATGGTACGTGCTGTACAAAATCCTTCGTCAAATGGACGCACGCTCTTACGAGCACGCTGCCAAGAAGGGTCAGCAGTACGTCCCGCAGAGCGTCGTGGAAGACTGGGCAAACCGCCTGGCCGCCCTCGGATCGGACGACTGGCTTCAAGTCAGTGCGTGGAATGGCACAGCGTTGCAATTTCACTGCGTCGTCCACCGGCAGGAGGCACGTCGGTACACCAACGACTACGAGCTCACCCCGCTGCTTCTCACTCCTGTGGGAATGTGGCTGCAACAAATCGCAAACAATCTGGTGTCCGCAGGAAGCGGCATCGCGATCAGCGGGAAACCGCGGAAAGGACACTCCATGAGTGTCAGCTTGCAGAAGGGCGGCAACGTCAACCTCACCAAGGAAGCGGGTGGCACGCTCACGAACGTCGTCGTCGGCCTCGGCTGGGACGCGCGCGCCACGACCGGCCAGGCCTACGACGTCGACGCCAGCGCGATCGCGGCGAAGGATGACGGCAAGGTTCTCTCGGACGGGCACTTCGTGTTCTACGGGAACCTGAAGTCGGCCGACGGCTCGATCCAGCACACCGGCGACAACCTCACCGGCGACGGCGACGGCGACGACGAGCAGATCAAGGTGAACCTCGCTGCGGTGCCGGCGGAGATCGAGAAGATCGTCTTCCCGGTCAGCATCCACG carries:
- the greA gene encoding transcription elongation factor GreA; translated protein: MKKLYQITDEGKKELEIELEELKSRRGAIADKIAEARDFGDLSENAEYDSAREEQGLVESRIAEIEDILLNAELIKGGSKTKVSLGSKVELRTGKKTVHYTVVGPVEADPLEGKISNESPIGLALMGKKVGDKAAISTPKGEVEYEIVSIQ
- a CDS encoding aminoacyl--tRNA ligase-related protein; this encodes MRLSQNFTKTSKTIPADEVAKNAQLLIRAGFVYKVMAGVYAYTPLGFKVLENIKKIVREEMNAESGQELIMTNLQPKEVWETTTRWDDEVVDVWFKTKLKDETELGLAWSHEEAIMEMMRSFVQSYKDLPVSVYQFQTKLRNELRAKSGIMRGREFVMKDMYSLHETAEDLDIYYEKIKGAYMRVYDRLGLGDDTYVTFASGGAFTKFSHEFQTICDAGEDILYVHREKNIAVNEEVLDDAVKELGIEKSELERVKSAEVGNIFNFGTEKSEQMNVMFTGSDGKEHPFYLASYGIGITRVMGVIVEKFADEKGIVWPESVAPAKVYLVRIGGEEAISHADQLYDELTAKGIEVMYDDRDERPGAKFADSELMGIPHRVTVSDRLLETSQYECTERKTGVTSLLTREELLGKLS
- a CDS encoding type II CAAX endopeptidase family protein; this encodes MLENSSNSLRRTLLPHKWQKVVGLLLWVAVGFAVAQAILTLVALALNSIGVPLRAVNPAILQTIFAALVYVLTLAVVLGVPWWVRKSRTDQKEIGLTRLPSWLDIGLAPAGFVIYLIVTAALTAVATSLIPGFDAAQTQETGFANLAYRYEYIMAFVTLVVLAPMAEEILFRGYLFGKLRKYIPAWAAILLTSALFGLVHGQWNVGIDVFALSLVLCTLREITGSIWAGILLHMMKNALAFYLLFINPSLLNIMGG
- a CDS encoding M50 family metallopeptidase — encoded protein: MELAFGIILGLLILVFLVVIHELGHAIAARRNGVVVEEFGIGFPPKAWAKKLKNGILFTINWLPLGGFVRLKGEHDAANKKGDYGAATYWQKTRILLAGVAINWLVAAGILTILAWVGLPKILSNQFSIPGDTTIIKQPVEITYVAKDSPADKADLKAGDKVLRFAGEPVPTAEALSAQTKAKKGQEVEIIYSRNGVEGSATVELRNDNQNEQGYLGVGSGQREQIQASWSAPIVGVVTTAQFTGVTFAGLGDLLVNLVKGVVLQISPDQATRENAHQSLQTVSNSVAGPIGILGTIFPAAEQAGPVQLAFLTAIISLTLAVMNILPIPALDGGRWFIMTIFRLLKKPLTKEREERIQATGFMILMMLVVLVTIADVGKLFK
- the uppS gene encoding polyprenyl diphosphate synthase; amino-acid sequence: MADPVPRHIGYVVDGNRRWAKKHGLPGYEGHMAGYNTIQDVVLETFNRGVEYVSAYIFSTENWKRSEQEVSKLMTLVLKLLTSDLRILEENNIRLKILGSRENVSDKIIKAIDDAEERTKSNTKGTLAICFNYGGHLEIADAVKKIVQSKTKPEAITPDMIAANLYVPEVPPVDVVVRTSGEQRLSNFMLWRAAYSEFIFLDKLWPDMTKEDVTAILKEYSRRNRRFGG
- the frr gene encoding ribosome recycling factor, with product MFNTKSYEEKMNSALMHFEEELKKVRTGRAHPGMLDGIKVEVYSTAMPLNQVANITAPEAQMLLVTPFDPGNIAAISAAIRADQTLGFNPSDDGRLVRVPVPSLTEERRKLLVKQTSEKVEEARIALRGVRQDALKDAKRKKDDKELSEDDVKRIEKEIDGLMTDFQSKIDATFKAKEKDILTI
- a CDS encoding translation elongation factor Ts, translated to MAVSIEDIRKLKELTGVGLTDAKAALVEADGNFDKALEAMRKKGLTKAEKKGDRETREGIIDSYVHSGRIGVVVEVNCETDFVARLDDFKKVAHEIAMQIAAMNPKYVTEADIPAEEMERVRQEAEDRVKAEGKPAEIAEKIVEGQVKKHFAEQVLMSQGFILEDGKTVEQYIKENIAKLGENIVIRQFKRIELGVNE
- the rpsB gene encoding 30S ribosomal protein S2, giving the protein MAVSVDIKALLEAGVHFGHKTSRWHPKMAKYIHSKRQDSHIIDLTKTVEGLEAVLPVITKVAAGGKQVLFVGTKKQAKDIVKAAAEQVNQPYVTERWIGGMLTNVATVTAQIKKLKDLERRMATGDLEKRYNKLEVQRFQEEIDELNLKYGGIKDLNGKPGIVIVLDVIADANAVREAKKIGIPVVGLVDTNADPDMVDYVIPANDDAIKGLQLLLDYFSAAVAEGAGAVKKEEK
- a CDS encoding TerD family protein, yielding MSTWWQSVTRADIGLADIKFGSADFSVTNRGWYVLYKILRQMDARSYEHAAKKGQQYVPQSVVEDWANRLAALGSDDWLQVSAWNGTALQFHCVVHRQEARRYTNDYELTPLLLTPVGMWLQQIANNLVSAGSGIAISGKPRKGHSMSVSLQKGGNVNLTKEAGGTLTNVVVGLGWDARATTGQAYDVDASAIAAKDDGKVLSDGHFVFYGNLKSADGSIQHTGDNLTGDGDGDDEQIKVNLAAVPAEIEKIVFPVSIHEAAERKQNFGQIRNAFVRVVDATTGKELSRYDLSEDAATETVMVFGELYRHGSDWKFRAIGDGYANGLGGLAKDYGVNIGG